One Antennarius striatus isolate MH-2024 chromosome 17, ASM4005453v1, whole genome shotgun sequence genomic window carries:
- the LOC137611305 gene encoding protein tyrosine phosphatase type IVA 2-like, whose protein sequence is MNRPAPVEISYDCLRFLITHNPTNAQLGRFVEDLKAYGVNTLVRVCAATYDKTPVEQEGIQVLDWPFDDGSAPPDQVVDDWLSLLQKKFREEPGCCVAVHCVAGLGRAPVLVALALIECGMAYEDAVHFIRLKRRGAFNSKQLLYLENYKAKLCLRSKDSNGQSCCIQ, encoded by the exons ATGAATCGACCGGCTCCAGTGGAGATTTCTTATGACTGTCTGAGATTCCTCATTACACACAACCCCACCAATGCACAGCTGGGGAGGTTTGTAGAG GACCTGAAGGCCTATGGTGTAAACACCCTGGTGAGAGTGTGTGCTGCTACGTATGACAAGACACCGGTGGAGCAAGAAGGCATTCAAGTTCTG GATTGGCCCTTTGAtgatggctccgcccccccggACCAAGTGGTTGATGATTGGCTGAGCCTGCTGCAGAAGAAGTTCAGAGAGGAGCCTGGCTGCTGTGTGGCTGTGCACTGTGTGGCTGGACTGGGACG AGCTCCTGTGTTGGTGGCCCTGGCTCTAATTGAGTGTGGGATGGCGTATGAAGACGCTGTGCATTTCATAAGACT GAAGCGTCGAGGAGCATTCAACTCCAAGCAGCTGCTGTACCTGGAAAACTACAAAGCTAAATTGTGTCTGCGCTCCAAAGATTCCAACGGACAGAGTTGCTGTATACAGTAG
- the gjb9a gene encoding gap junction protein beta 9a — MNWSGLESLLSGVNKYSTAFGRIWLSMVFVFRVLVFVVAAQRVWGDESKDFVCNTRQPGCTNICYDHIFPISHIRLWALQLIFVTCPSLIVVAHVKFREGKDAKYTASHHGSHLYANPGKKRGGLWWTYLLSLVFKAGFDAAFLYILFRIYDGYDLPKLSKCSLDPCPNTVDCFISRPTEKKIFMLFMVVSSALCIFMCILEMLYLIGKRIAKLLRVRHENERILFAEQHELTEMAPPRSQYHWVDPTLDDNQRSLTRREKIKEGSVTTAL, encoded by the exons ATGAACTGGTCGGGGCTGGAGAGTCTGTTGAGTGGAGTCAATAAATACTCCACTGCATTCGGAAGGATCTGGCTGTCCATGGTGTTTGTGTTTCGCGTGCTGGTGTTTGTGGTGGCAGCGCAGAGGGTTTGGGGTGACGAGAGCAAGGACTTCGTGTGTAACACTCGACAG CCTGGATGTACCAACATCTGCTATGACCACATCTTCCCCATCTCCCACATCCGTCTGTGGGCGTTGCAGCTGATTTTTGTCACCTGCCCGTCTCTGATAGTGGTGGCTCATGTTAAATTCCGCGAAGGGAAGGATGCAAAATATACAGCATCACACCACGGCTCTCACCTGTACGCCAACCCCGGCAAGAAGAGAGGAGGGCTGTGGTGGACGTACCTGCTGAGTCTGGTCTTCAAAGCTGGATTTGATGCGGCGTTTCTTTACATCCTCTTCAGGATATACGATGGATATGACCTGCCAAA GTTGTCCAAGTGCTCACTGGATCCATGCCCCAACACGGTCGATTGCTTCATCAGTCGTCCAACAGAGAAGAAGATCTTCATGCTGTTCATGGTGGTTTCCAGCGCACTTTGCATCTTCATGTGCATCTTAGAGATGCTCTATCTCATTGGTAAGCGCATCGCCAAACTGCTTCGGGTCCGCCATGAAAATGAGAGGATCCTGTTTGCTGAGCAGCACGAACTAACAGAGATGGCCCCACCGAGGTCCCAGTATCACTGGGTGGACCCGACACTGGACGACAACCAGCGGAGTCTAACCAGGAGGGAGAAGATCAAGGAGGGCTCCGTAACTACAGCCCTCTAG